One Oncorhynchus clarkii lewisi isolate Uvic-CL-2024 chromosome 28, UVic_Ocla_1.0, whole genome shotgun sequence genomic region harbors:
- the LOC139386845 gene encoding ETS-related transcription factor Elf-1-like: protein MSSMLQQTELIFEFASDHVNNGLQLDEHLAYPAVIVEQIPQSHLLSYTGLACEQTHTEDHLLTTVEDSESGDEETMETLVAAETLLNMDSPDSLSLDQQHYTQLYVPALGDVITSPVTHQLTVSAEGLVGALGQPQWVTLQRETVAEQPKKKRAKKSKRPESPTPDITFKRGKYSKGNTMFLWQFLIELLQDRQACPRYIKWTNRHAGIFKLVNSKAVARLWGKHKNKPDMNYETMGRALRYYYQRGILNKVEGQRLVYQFASLPKDMVFISDDEDQEDQDNHEEEEDDGDDGVPDDPEDSLPYSDQSLDDLGSYEHSFLPPPQATRGYHRPRQTSTGPAAAQRRRPGPKPKTQPPVSSLAHRRTVLRPPGGSLIQQQHLPIVSAEMLRTLQNVQSLQPGQHGSVFRTAQLLGSLCERQAASAEQTTSQIVTLQLQPLTCPVKQEELEVRTEEDPDSGLIVE from the exons ATGTCTTCCATGCTGCAGCAGACGGAACTCATCTTTGAGTTTGCCAGCGACCACGTGAACAATGGACTACAG CTGGATGAGCACTTGGCCTATCCTGCAGTGATAGTGGAGCAGATCCCACAATCCCACCTGCTCTCCTACACAGGCCTGGCCTgtgagcagacacacacagaagacCACCTGCTAACAACAG TGGAGGACAGTGAGAGTGGAGATGAGGAAACCATGGAAACACTGGTGGCAGCTGAGACTCTCCTCAACATGGACTCCCCTGACTCCCTCTCTCTGGACCAACAGCACtaca CCCAGCTGTACGTCCCTGCCCTGGGTGATGTCATCACGTCACCCGTTACCCACCAGTTGACGGTGTCAGCGGAAGGCCTTGTGGGAGCTCTGGGCCAGCCCCAGTGGGTCACACTGCAGAGGGAGACTGTTGCTGAGCAACCAAAGAAGAAGAGAG CTAAGAAATCCAAAAGGCCTGAATCCCCCACACCGGACATCACATTCAAGAGGGGCAAATACAGCAAAG GTAACACTATGTTCTTGTGGCAGTTCCTGATTGAGCTTCTCCAGGACAGACAGGCCTGCCCACGTTACATCAAATGGACCAATCGGCATGCAGGGATCTTTAAGCTGGTCAACTCCAAGGCTGTGGCCAGACTCTGGGGCAAACACAAGAACAAGCCAGACATGAACTATGAGACCATGGGCCGAGCACTCCG gTACTACTACCAGCGTGGGATTCTGAACAAGGTGGAGGGTCAGAGGCTGGTCTACCAGTTTGCCTCTCTGCCCAAAGACATGGTCTTCATCAGCGACGATGAAGACCAGGAGGACCAAGACAAtcatgaggaagaagaggacgatGGCGATGATGGCGTCCCAGATGACCCAGAGGACAGTCTGCCCTACAGCGACCAATCCCTGGACGATTTAGGGTCCTACGAGCATTCTTTCCTTCCCCCTCCCCAGGCTACCAGAGGCTACCATAGGCCCAGACAGACCAGCACAGGTCCAGCAGCAGCCCAGCGGCGCCGACCCGGCCCAAAACCCAAGACCCAACCCCCAGTCTCGTCCTTAGCCCATCGCAGGACAGTCCTCCGGCCACCAGGGGGCAGTCTGATCCAGCAGCAGCATCTGCCTATAGTCTCAGCTGAGATGCTGCGGACCCTGCAGAACGTGCAGTCTTTGCAGCCTGGTCAGCATGGGTCAGTCTTCAGAACTGCTCAGCTGTTGGGGAGTCTGTGTGAGAGACAGGCTGCTAGTGCAGAACAGACCACCAGTCAGATAGTGACTCTACAGTTACAGCCCTTGACCTGCCCTGTCAAGCAGGAGGAGCTAGAGGTTAGGACTGAGGAGGACCCAGACTCAGGACTGATTGTGGAGTAG